The following is a genomic window from Hyphomicrobiales bacterium.
TTCGATCCGGACGACATGAAGGCGTTCCTCGATCTCCTGCCGGAGAGCCACAACGGTGTCGCGCTGCGCCACGTCATCGAGGCGCGCCATATGAGCTTCCGCGATCCGGAATTCCTGGCGATGCTCAGGGAACGCAACATCGCGGCCGTCTGTATCGACGACATCGACTATCCGATGCTCCCGGACGCGACCGCTGATTTCATCTATCTCCGGCTCGAGCAGTCTCAGGAGAGCGAGGAAACCGGCTATGCCAAGGCCGATATCGATGCCTGGGCAAAGCGCGCCGCGCTCTGGGCTGATGGCCACGAGCCGGATGACCTCCCGCGCGTCACTCCGCAGCCGGAAGGCAAGGATGCGGGCAAGCCGCGCGACGTCTTCCTCTATTTCATCAGCGGCGCCAAGGTGAGAAACCCGGCCGCCGCAATGGCAATGATCGAACGGCTGGGCTAGAGCAGAGCGCAAGGCGCTCCAAGCCCGCCGAGACCACCGTTAACGACCAGCGACAGGTTCAAGATTCCATGCTTCGCAACGATATCGCCATCACGCCGCAACTCGTCGCCGAGCATGGTCTGAAGCCGGATGAATATGAGCGCTTCAAGGCCCTGATCGGCCGTGAGCCGACCATCACGGAAATCGGCATCGTCTCGGCGATGTGGAACGAGCACTGCTCCTACAAGTCCTCGCGCCTTCACCTCAAGACCCTGCCGACCAAGGCCCCCTGGGTCATCCAGGGGCCGGGCGAGAACGCGGGCGTGATCGACATCGGCGATGGCGACGCCATTGTCTTCAAGATGGAAAGCCATAACCACCCCTCTTTCATCGAGCCCTACCAGGGCGCGGCGACGGGTGTCGGCGGCATTCTCCGCGATGTCTTCACCATGGGCGCCCGCCCCATCGCGGCGCTCAACCTGCTGCGCTTCGGCGCGCCTGATCACCCCAAGACCCGCCATCTGGTCGGCGGTGTCGTCGCTGGCATCGGCGGTTACGGCAATTCCTTCGGCGTGCCGACCGTCGGCGGCTCCGTGAATTTCCACACGCGCTATGACGGCAATATCCTCGTCAATGCCATGGCCGTCGGCCTTGCCCGGGCCAACGAAATTTTCTACGCCAAGGCGACCGGCGTCGGCCGCCCGATCGTCTATCTCGGCTCCAAGACCGGCCGCGACGGCATCCATGGCGCCACCATGGCCTCGGCCTCGTTCGAAGCCGATGCTGAGGAAAAGCGCCCCACGGTGCAGGTCGGCGATCCCTTCGCTGAGAAGCTGCTGCTCGAGGCCTGCCTCGAGATCATGGCCAAGGGCTGCGTCATCGCCATCCAGGACATGGGCGCCGCCGGCCTCACCTCCTCGGCTGTCGAGATGGGCGCCAAGGGCAACCTCGGCATCGAGCTCGACCTCGACAAGGTGCCCTGCCGCGAAGCGGGCATGAGCGCCTACGAGATGATGCTGTCGGAGAGCCAGGAGCGCATGCTCATGGTGCTCGATCCCGACAAGGAAGAAGAAGCCGAGGCGGTCTTCCGCAAATGGGGCCTCGATTTCGCGGTCATCGGCCGCACCACCGACACCCTGCGCTTCGTCGTGAAGCACGGCGGCGAGGTGTTGGCCGACCTGCCGATCAAGGAACTCGGCGACGAAGCACCAATGTATGATCGCCCGCATGTGCCCTCGCCGAAGCTGCCGGTCATCGCCGCCGAGGCGGTCATCGCCCCGATCCCGGCCCGCGAGGCCCTGCTGAAGCTCATCGCGACGCCGGATCTCGCTTCCAAGCGCTGGGTCTGGGAGCAGTACGACCACATTATCCAGGGCAACACCGTGCAGACGCCGGGCGGCGATGCGGCCGTCGTGCGCATCAAGGACGGCCCCAAGGGCATCGCGCTGACGACCGACGTCACCCAGCGCTATTGCGAGGCCGATCCGGTCGAGGGCGGCAAGCAGGCGGTGGCGGAGGCCTGGCGCAACATTACGGCTGTCGGCGCGAAGCCTCTGGCGCTGACCGACAACCTCAATTTCGGCAACCCCGAGCGGCCGGAATACATGGGCCAGCTTGTCGGTGCCATCGGCGGCATCGGCGAGGCCTGCCGGGCTCTCGATTTCCCGATCGTCTCCGGGAATGTCTCGCTCTACAACGAAACGCAGGGGCGCGGCATCCTGCCGACCCCCTCGATCGGCGGCGTCGGCCTCATCGCCGACGTGACCAAGGCCGCGAGCCTGCCCTTCAAGGCGGCCGGCGAGGCCATCCTCATCATCGGCGAGACTGCGGGATGGCTCGGCCAGTCGGTCTATCTGCGCGATGTCTGTGGCCGTGAGGAAGGCGCGCCGCCGCCCGTCGACCTTTCCGCCGAGCGTCGCAACGGTGATTTCGTGCGCGAGCTTATCCTTGCTGGCGCGGCAACGGCCGCCCATGACTTGTCCGACGGCGGCCTGGCCGTGGCGCTCGCGGAAATGGCGATGGCCTCCGGTATCGGTGCAACGATCGATGCGCTGCCCGGAAACGTCCCAGTCCACGCCTTCCTCTTCGGCGAGGACCAGGCGCGCTACGTCGTGACGGTGCCAGCCGCCAAGGCCGGTGACCTTGTCGCTGCGGCTGTGCAAGCCGGTGTCCCCGCGACCCGCCTTGGCATGACCGGTGGCGAAGCGTTGCAGTGGCCCGGCGAAGCGCCCATATCAATTGCTGATCTGAAGGGCCGCCATGAGGCTTGGCTCCCGGATTACATGGCTGGTAAAGATTAACCCTGAGCCCAACATCCACGAGGATCTGATAAGCCATGGCAATGGATGCCCACGACATCGAGGTGCTGATCAAGGCCCATATTCCCGATGCCGTCGTCGAGATCCGTGACCTGGCGGGGGATGGAGATCACTATGCCGCGACGGTGGTTGCGCCCTCCTTCAAGGGCAAAAGCCGCCTGCAGCAGCATCAGATGGTCTATGCCGCGCTTCAGGGCCGCATGGGCGGCGCGCTGCACGCCCTTGCGCTGACGACCTCGGCTCCCCAAGATTGACCCATGATCGAGGCGCGCCTCTTGCGCGCCGACCGAAGGATTGATTCCATGACCGATGCCCGCGCGTTCATCGAAAATACCGTGAAGACCAATGACGTCGTGCTGTTCATGAAGGGCACGCCGCAATTCCCGATGTGCGGGTTTTCCGGCCAGGTCGTACAGATTCTCGATTATCTCGGGATCGCCTATCAAGGTGTGAATGTCCTCGACGACGCCGACGTTCGCCAGGGCATCAAGGACTATTCCAACTGGCCGACCATCCCCCAGGTCTATGTGAAGGGCGAGTTCATCGGCGGCTGCGATATCCTGCGTGAGATGTTCCAGTCCGGCGAGTTGCAGACCTTCCTGACCGAAAAGGGCATCGCTGTCCGCCAGCCGGCCGGCTGAATCCGACGGCTCTTCAGGCAAGAGGTCACATCTCGGCGCGTGCCATCAAGCCACCTGCGATGCGCCAAGCTGCACGCTTTTATCATCCATCGGATGTAAAAAGGCCGCCCAGCTTCTCCCTCTCACCGGCGGGGAGAGGGTTGGGGTGAGGGGGGGCCCCTCGATACAACAGCGGAAGTAGTCCCTCTCCCATAGGGAGAGGGAACGCTTTTATTTAACTGTAGCGCTCAGATAGGTCGACTGATCTGACAGCCCTCACCGCGCCATTGCGGCCTTGAGCAGGGAAACCGCATCGTCGGAGGCCCATTCGGCCGGTCCGGAGAGGCTCGCGAGCATGCAGCCGTTGCGGTCGACCACGACGGTGGTCGGCATGCCGAAAGCCTTGCCCGCCTCCTTCAAGGCCTGGAAAACCTTCGCTTCCGGATCGGCATAATAGCCGAGTTTGTGGATACCGTTCTCGGTGAGCCACGCCTTCGGCTTGTCGAGGTTGCGCGTATCGATATTGATCGCGACCACCTGAAAATCATCGCCGCCGAGCTTCGTCTGCAACTGGTCGAGGGCCGGCATCTCCTTGCGGCAAGGCACGCACCATGTCGCCCACAGGTTGACGAGTACTGTACGGCCCGCGAAATCGGCCATCGTCACCGCCTTGCCGTCCTGATCCTTGAAGGCAAGCGCCGGGATCGGCTTGGGACGTTTCTCCACCTGGACCGCGGCGACCTCGCCCCGCGCCAATTCGTCGAGCCGGGCGGCCAGCGCCGCGTCCGCCTTGCAGGCCCCCGCATCTCCCTGCGTGTTCGGCGCCGTCAGGGCGTAGACAATGCCGCCGGCGACGGCGAGCGCCAGAACGGCAGACAGCGCGAGTGAAACTTTGCTGCGCGATGCAAGAAACTGGAAACCCATATCGCCCCTTCGACCCAAATTTGAGCACACGGCAAGCTGGGCTCGCTATACGGGGTTAGTCGGGCGAAATGAAGTGCCGCGGCGGGGGCCTGCCCGTTGCCACAGGATCGTGATCGGCGCCCGGCCTTTGTCCGCCCGACGATAAGCAGGAACGCCCGAGGCACGGATGCTTTACAAACGGTTAATGGATTTGGCGCAGTTCATAGGGTGCGCTGCGATCCGATCCCACTTCGGGGCTCGCACTTGAGCCGGGTTTCGCTATAGTGCCGCCGCTATTCGGAGATTGCTTGTGATCGGATTTCGCTCTTCCCGCCCAGCCGCCTCGCCTCCACATCCCGGTGTGAAGCGCGCGCGCGTCGTCCGCGCGGCTGTTGTGGCAATGGTCGTCGCCAGCGCCCTCGGCGCCTGCGGCCGACGCGGGGCACTGGAGATGCCCCCTGATCCCAACGCTCCCAAGACCGAGCCGGCTCAGACGAACACGCCGTCGCTGACCCCCTCCGCCCTCGGGAGCCAGCGTGAGAAACGATCAACCGGCTATGTCATCCCTGACAGGCCGTTCATCCTGGACAAGATCCTTTAAGACCCAGAACTGTTAGAGATCATCGTGCCTATCACCGGGCAGACGGTTGAACTGCCCGGGGCGCCAACAAGGGGCCGCGGTCGACCGGAACACCATCGTGTTTGTCGACCTATGCTCCCAGTCCAGGTTATCGAACGTCCGGCTATCGAGCGTCCCATGCACCATTTTGCCTATTCCCACGGCGTCATGCATGCCGAAGACGTGTCCCTGGCCCGCATCGCGGACGAGGTGGGCACGCCATTCTACTGTTATTCGACAGCGACGCTTGAGCGGCACTATCGCGTCTTCTCCGAGGCCTTCGGAGACATGCCCTCGATCGTCTGCTACGCCCTGAAGGCCAATTCCAACCAGGCGGTGATCGCGACGCTGGCACGCCTCGGCGCCGGCGCGGATATCGTCTCGGAGGGGGAATTGCGCCGCGCGCTCGCGGCCGGCATCCCGGCCCAGCGCATCGTCTTCTCCGGTGTCGGCAAAACGCGGGAGGAGATGGCTTTCGCGCTGAAGCAGGGCATTCTTTGCTTCAATGTCGAGTCAGAACCCGAACTCGATGCCCTGTCTGAGGTTGCGCACGCGCTCGGCCTTGCCGCCCCGATTTCGCTTCGCGTCAATCCGGATGTCGACGCAAGGACCCACGCCAAGATCTCGACCGGCAAGTCCGACAACAAGTTCGGCATCCCGATCTCGCGGGCCAGAGACGTCTATGCCCGCGCCGCTACCCTGCCCCGCATCGTGGTTCATGGCGTCGACATGCATATCGGCAGCCAGATCACCGATCTCACGCCGGTGGACAATGCGGCGAGCCTGCTTGCTGAACTCGCGCGGGATCTCATGGCCGCCGGCCATCATCTCACTCACGTGGATTTCGGAGGCGGCCTTGGCGTGCCTTATGAAGAGGACAAGGTGGCGCCGCCCGATCCAGCCGCCTATGCGGCAATCGTCAAGCGCCATGCCGGCAACCTCGGCCTCACGCTTCTGTTCGAGCCCGGCCGGCTCATCGTCGGGAATGCCGGCATCCTCGTGACGCGCGTGCTTTATGTGAAGACAAGCGACAGCCGCACCTTCGTGATCTGCGACGCGGGCATGAACGATCTGATCAGGCCGACGCTCTATGAAGCCCATCACGACATCAAGCCGGTGATCGTCCCGAAGGCCGATGCCGGAAACGTGATCGCCGACGTGGTCGGGCCCGTCTGCGAAAGCGGCGACTATCTGGCACTCGGCCGCCGGATCCCCAAAGTCGTCGCCGGCGACCTTCTGGCCGTGATGACAGCGGGCGCCTACGGTGCCGTGCAGGCCAATACCTACAATACGCGCCCGCTTGTGCCGGAAATCATGGTGCGGGGCCGCGACTACGCCGTCGTCCGGCCACGCCCCACTTACGACGAATTGATCGGGCTTGATCGTCTGCCCGCGTGGCTGTGATCGGCGCGAAGCTTTTTATCTGACGCTGACGTGCTACCTTATAGCCTTGGGGAACCCTAGGGTCGCCGGCATTGGCCGGCCGCCAGCTGTCGCGGCCGGAAGTCGAGATCCGGTCGACGCATCAGGAGATCCGGATGCAGGACGCTCCACCGCCCATTTCGCGTGCCAGGACTGACCGGGCCCGGGCTCCGGATCATGCTGCTGCGCGCCTTGAGCGGCTGATCGGCCGATCGCGCCTTGCCTTGGCGTGGGAACGGGTATGGCCCGCGCTGTGGTGGCCGGCTGCAGTCGTCGCCGGCTTCCTCGTGGTGTCGTGGCTCGGTCTCTGGACGCTCGTTCCCGCCCATTATCGGATCATTGGCGTCGGCGTCCTGATCGTCGCTTTCGCGGCGTCGCTATGGCCGCTTGTGCGGGTCTCATGGCCGACGCGCGCTGCCGCGCTGAACCGGCTTGATCGTGACGCGCCGGTTGCCAACCGGCCGGCGAGCACGTTTGACGACACGCTGGCCATGGGCCAGGGCGATCCTGCCACGGTCGCGCTCTGGGAGGTGCACCGGCAGCGCGCCCGGGCCGCCCTCGACTCACTGAAGGTGACCGCACCGGCTCCCGGTATGGCCAACCGGGATCGGCACGCCCTGCGTGCCGTCCCGCTGCTGGCGCTGATCGCCGCCGCCTTCGTCGCCGGTCCTGAAATCAGCTCGCGGCTGATGCTGGCTTTTGATTGGCGCAACGCACCCGCCGCGGGGCCGGCTTTCCGTATCGACGGCTGGATCGATCCGCCTCTCTACACGCGTGTTCCTCCGTTGATGCTGGATTTCGCACGTAGTTCAGATGCGCCTCTCGATATTCGCGTGCCGGTCAAGAGCACGCTCGTTCTTCGTTTTGCAGGCCAAGGCGGGATCAAGCTTTCGCCCGGTCCCGGGCTCGAGGCCTTGCCCGCTGCCGCGGCGCCGGCCCCGGGCATCGAAGAGCACCGCTTCACCCTGACCAGCAGCGCGCGGCTCACCCTTGACGGCCCCAATGGCACGCGGACGCTGACTATCGCCGCGATCCCCGACCGCCCTCCGCAGATCCGCCTCTCGGGTGAGCCGGAGAATACGCGGCGCGGGAGTATGACCCTGCGCTACCGGGTCAGCGATGACTATGGCATCGCCTCCGCTGAGGCGATCTTCGAGCGGGAGGACGGCAATATCCGCCGCTCGCTGGTCCCTCCGCCCAGCGTGCCGTTGGCCCTGCCGACGGATCCCGCCGCCGACCAGGACACGGAGACACTCGCCGATTTGTCGTCGCACGCCTGGGCCGGGGCGCGTCTCAAGATGACGCTGGTTGCCAAGGACGAGGCGGGGCAGGAAGGCCGCAGTTCATCCGTGATGGTGACATTGCCTCAGCGGCCGTTCACGAAACCGTTGGCGCGCGCGCTCGTGGAACAGCGGCGCAACCTGATCATGGCGCCGGATGACGCGAGGCGGGTGCGCACCGCGCTTCAAGCGCTGATGATCGCGCCGGAAGAATTCACACCGTCTGACAGCCAGTTCCTCGGCCTGTCCATGGCCGAGAAGCGGCTCGCCGGTGCCAAGAGCGACGAGGACCTGCTCGAAGTCGCCGAATTCCTGTGGACGATGGCGCTGCAAATTGAGGATGGCGACCTCTCCCAGGCTGAGCGGGATCTACGCGCTGCCCAGGAGGCCTTGCGCCAGGCGCTCGAGCGCGGCGCGAGCCCGGAAGAGATCGCGCGGCTGACTCAGGAGCTCCGCCAGGCCCTCAACCGCTTTCTCAACGAGTTTGCGCAGCAGCAGATGCGCCAGCAGCAACAGGGGCAGCAGCAGCCCGGGCAGCGCCAGCAGCCGTCCCGCACCATCACGCAGGACGACCTGAACCGCATGCTCGACCGGATGGAGCAGATGGCGCGCCAAGGTGCGATGGCCGACGCCCAGAACCTGCTCGACCAGATGCGCGACATCCTGGAGAATCTGCAGGGTTCACGCCAGGCCGGCAGCGACTCGATGAGCCGCGAGATGCAGCGCTCGCTCAACGAGCTCGACCAGATGATTCGTGACCAGCAGGCGCTGCGCGACGACACCTTCCGTCAGGATGGCGGCGACGGGTCTGAAATGAACCAGCGCCAGCGCGGCCGTAACCAGCAGGGGCAGCGGCAACAGGGACAACGCGGCCAGCAGGGGCAGATGGGGCAGCAAGGCCAGAACGGCCAGGGCCAGGAGGGGATGTCTGGTGACGAACTTGCCCAGCGCCAGCAGGCCTTGCGGGAACGTCTCGAGGCGCTGCAACGCCAGCTCAAGGGCCTTGGCATGCAGGGCGAAGAAGGCCTTGACGGCGCCGAAGGTGCCATGCGCGATGCCGAAGGCCAGCTTGGACAAGGCGAGACGGGTAGCGCCCTTGATTCGCAGGGCGAGGCGCTTGAGGCGCTGCAACGTGGTGCGCAGGGCCTTGCCCAGCAGATGCAGCAGGAAGGCCAGGGCCAGGGCAACGACCAGGCCGGCAACGGCCAACCTGGTCGCTCAGGGCCGAACGGCCAGCGCGACGAGGATCCGCTGGGCCGCCCGACACGCAACCGGGATTGGTCGGATGGTCGCGTCCGCATCCCGACCGCCGAGGAATCGGCCACAGTACGTGCCAGGCGCATTCTCGATGAATTGCGCCGGCGCCTGGGCGAACAGTTGCGTCCTCAGGACGAGCTCGACTATCTGGAGCGTCTGCTGAGGAATCAGTAGGACGTTCACGCGAAACAGACGCTGGCGCTGCGTGCGGCCGGGCCGGATGGCAAGATGGTATTGCCATAACGGCGGGCAGGCGCATCAAGACGCCGGCCGGTGAAAGGACGATTCCATGGCCTTCGCGCTCCCCATCGCACTCGGCGCAGTCGCCGTCGTGCTTGTGCTCGGCCTGACCAACATGATGCGCGGCGGCAGCGGCGAACGTTCGCAGAAGCTCATGCAACTGCGCGTCCTGCTCCAGCTGGTCGCCGTCTTGGTCATCATGGGCATCGTCTGGATGCGCGGCAGCTAAGCTGCCGCTCCAAAGCCCGGGAAGAGCTCGCCGTCACGCCCGATCAAGCTCCCTTGCCCGGGCTAAAGCTAGCTGTGCTAGGTAACAGTTGCCGCGCAGCCACGCCTTTCACGAAATCTTTACATTTCCTGTTCCGCTGCTAGTGATCGGGTTTTGCCGTTGCTACAAATGGTTGCAATTCGATTCCTGGAAACGAAGCATGCGATTTCTATCGGCGCTTGTGATCGCGGCAGCCCTTTGCGGCGCGAACGTCACGTCCAGCCTTTCCGCAGACCTGCCGACAAGAACGGAACTAACGTCTGCGTCGCCGCCGCCGCCGGTATCGATCCTCCAGCCTCGTTTCCTATCTGAAGTCCGCTTCGGCGTGAGCGTCCAGGACCCGTGGGGTCCGGAAGACGGCTCCGTCAACATCACGGGCGAATTGCTGACCGACAAGCTGTTCCGGGCCGAAAACGCGACGCTCGACCTCTTCATCCCACGTTTCCACATAGGCGGCAGCGCCAATACCGCAGGCGCCATCAGTTTCGCTTATGCCGGCTTCACCTGGACCGTGCCGATCACATCGCAGCTTTTCGTCGAGGCCAGCTTCGGCGGTGCGATTCACAATGGCAAGACGGGCGACAATGTGGGGCCGAATCACGTTGCCCTGGGCTGCTCGCCACTCTTCCGCGAATCGGCCTCCATTGGATGGCGCTTCGATGAACACTGGAGCCTCATGGCGACGGTCGAGCACCTTTCAAACGGCGGGCTCTGCGACCAAAACCGTGGCCTAACCAATGTAGGCGCGCGCGTCGCCTATAGCTTCTGATCAGCCATGGTGATCGGCGGCCAGAGGGTCCAGCCGCCTTGCTTGTTGTGGCAAGTTATGCGCGTTTTGGAGTGAGGGCGCTGTGGCGCCGATTCGTCTCTCCACCGCATGATCGTGAAGCATGGTCCGGCTCAATCGCATTTATACAAAAACCGGTGACGACGGATCAACGGGCCTTGCGCGTGGACCGCGTCGCCGCAAGCATGATCTGCGTGTCGATGCCTACGGAACCATCGACGAGACCAACGCCGCGATCGGTATCGTGCGGCTCGCCGCGCTACCTGCGGAGCTGGATGCAATTCTGGCTTACATTCAGAATGATCTGTTCGATCTCGGGGCAGATCTCGCGACGCCACCGAAAGAAGGCCAGCCAGAGAGCGACGGCACGGCCCTTCGCGTGACGGCAGGCCAGGTGTCCCGGCTGGAGGAAGACATCGACCGGCTGAACGCCGATCTGCCGGCACTCCGCTCCTTTGTATTGCCCGGCGGCGCGCCCGCTGCAGCCCATCTGCATGTCGCCCGCACGGTGTGCCGGCGCGCCGAGCGGCTCGTCGTCGCCCTGGCCGATACACCCGGGGAGATCGTGTCCGGCCCGGCGATGATGTATATTAATCGCCTGTCGGACCTTCTGTTCGTCGCCGCGCGCGCTATCAACCATGCAGGGCCCGGCGATGTGCTATGGGTGCCCGGGCAGAACCGCTGACAGGAGGGGCCCATGTTCGTTCCCCTTTATGACGGCGTGCCGATGCGCAATATCCGCGTACCCTATGTGACGTACGCGATCCTGATCGTCTCGACGCTCATCTATGGAGTGGTGGCACTCGACCGGCTGCCGATGCCCGAGACGTCGATAACGGCCGCCTTTGGGCTCATACCAGCCGTCTTTTTCGGCGATGTGGTGTTGCCCGAAGACCTGTCCCTGGTGCCGGTCTATGCGACCCCTGTCACCAGCCTGTTTCTGCATGTCGGCTTCCTGCACCTCCTCGGCAACATGTTGTTCCTGTTCGTTTTCGGGGACAATGTCGAGGATGCCTTGGGGCATTTCCGCTTCCTCCTGTTCTTTGCGCTGTGCGGCGCCGCGAGCGGTCTGGCCTACGCCTTTTCGGTGCCCGACTCCGAGCGCCCGCTGGTCGGAGCGTCTGGGGCGGTTTCCGGCGTCATCTCGGCCTATCTCATTCTCCACCCCCGTGTGCGCGTATGGGGGTTGTTCTTCTTCCGTATCCCGCTGCATCTCAGAGCGTATTGGGCTATCGGCTTCTGGCTTCTGATCCAGATCGCGCAAATCTGGATAAACGCCGATGACTCAGTGGGCTGGGTCGCCCATGTCGGCGGCTTTGCGGCGGGCATCATCCTCGTCATCATCCTGCGCCGCAAAAACCAACCCCTGCTGGGCGCGGGGGATGGTCCACAACTGACGGGCGATGTTTGACCCCCGCGGCGGCTCCGTG
Proteins encoded in this region:
- the purL gene encoding Phosphoribosylformylglycinamidine synthase subunit PurL, which translates into the protein MLRNDIAITPQLVAEHGLKPDEYERFKALIGREPTITEIGIVSAMWNEHCSYKSSRLHLKTLPTKAPWVIQGPGENAGVIDIGDGDAIVFKMESHNHPSFIEPYQGAATGVGGILRDVFTMGARPIAALNLLRFGAPDHPKTRHLVGGVVAGIGGYGNSFGVPTVGGSVNFHTRYDGNILVNAMAVGLARANEIFYAKATGVGRPIVYLGSKTGRDGIHGATMASASFEADAEEKRPTVQVGDPFAEKLLLEACLEIMAKGCVIAIQDMGAAGLTSSAVEMGAKGNLGIELDLDKVPCREAGMSAYEMMLSESQERMLMVLDPDKEEEAEAVFRKWGLDFAVIGRTTDTLRFVVKHGGEVLADLPIKELGDEAPMYDRPHVPSPKLPVIAAEAVIAPIPAREALLKLIATPDLASKRWVWEQYDHIIQGNTVQTPGGDAAVVRIKDGPKGIALTTDVTQRYCEADPVEGGKQAVAEAWRNITAVGAKPLALTDNLNFGNPERPEYMGQLVGAIGGIGEACRALDFPIVSGNVSLYNETQGRGILPTPSIGGVGLIADVTKAASLPFKAAGEAILIIGETAGWLGQSVYLRDVCGREEGAPPPVDLSAERRNGDFVRELILAGAATAAHDLSDGGLAVALAEMAMASGIGATIDALPGNVPVHAFLFGEDQARYVVTVPAAKAGDLVAAAVQAGVPATRLGMTGGEALQWPGEAPISIADLKGRHEAWLPDYMAGKD
- a CDS encoding Glutaredoxin: MIEARLLRADRRIDSMTDARAFIENTVKTNDVVLFMKGTPQFPMCGFSGQVVQILDYLGIAYQGVNVLDDADVRQGIKDYSNWPTIPQVYVKGEFIGGCDILREMFQSGELQTFLTEKGIAVRQPAG
- the lysA gene encoding Diaminopimelate decarboxylase; translated protein: MHHFAYSHGVMHAEDVSLARIADEVGTPFYCYSTATLERHYRVFSEAFGDMPSIVCYALKANSNQAVIATLARLGAGADIVSEGELRRALAAGIPAQRIVFSGVGKTREEMAFALKQGILCFNVESEPELDALSEVAHALGLAAPISLRVNPDVDARTHAKISTGKSDNKFGIPISRARDVYARAATLPRIVVHGVDMHIGSQITDLTPVDNAASLLAELARDLMAAGHHLTHVDFGGGLGVPYEEDKVAPPDPAAYAAIVKRHAGNLGLTLLFEPGRLIVGNAGILVTRVLYVKTSDSRTFVICDAGMNDLIRPTLYEAHHDIKPVIVPKADAGNVIADVVGPVCESGDYLALGRRIPKVVAGDLLAVMTAGAYGAVQANTYNTRPLVPEIMVRGRDYAVVRPRPTYDELIGLDRLPAWL
- a CDS encoding hypothetical protein (Evidence 5 : Unknown function), translating into MIGFRSSRPAASPPHPGVKRARVVRAAVVAMVVASALGACGRRGALEMPPDPNAPKTEPAQTNTPSLTPSALGSQREKRSTGYVIPDRPFILDKIL
- a CDS encoding Hypoxia induced protein — its product is MAFALPIALGAVAVVLVLGLTNMMRGGSGERSQKLMQLRVLLQLVAVLVIMGIVWMRGS
- a CDS encoding conserved hypothetical protein (Evidence 4 : Unknown function but conserved in other organisms), with the translated sequence MSAAAKGRILVGIGGWTFEPWRGVFYPKGLAQSKELQYAASHVTAIEINATYYGSQKPESFRRWAQETPEHFVFSVKGPRFATNRKVLAEAAPSIERFVESGVTELGSKLGPLLWQLAGTKRFDPDDMKAFLDLLPESHNGVALRHVIEARHMSFRDPEFLAMLRERNIAAVCIDDIDYPMLPDATADFIYLRLEQSQESEETGYAKADIDAWAKRAALWADGHEPDDLPRVTPQPEGKDAGKPRDVFLYFISGAKVRNPAAAMAMIERLG
- a CDS encoding Membrane associated rhomboid family serine protease translates to MFVPLYDGVPMRNIRVPYVTYAILIVSTLIYGVVALDRLPMPETSITAAFGLIPAVFFGDVVLPEDLSLVPVYATPVTSLFLHVGFLHLLGNMLFLFVFGDNVEDALGHFRFLLFFALCGAASGLAYAFSVPDSERPLVGASGAVSGVISAYLILHPRVRVWGLFFFRIPLHLRAYWAIGFWLLIQIAQIWINADDSVGWVAHVGGFAAGIILVIILRRKNQPLLGAGDGPQLTGDV
- a CDS encoding Lipid A 3-O-deacylase PagL, which encodes MRFLSALVIAAALCGANVTSSLSADLPTRTELTSASPPPPVSILQPRFLSEVRFGVSVQDPWGPEDGSVNITGELLTDKLFRAENATLDLFIPRFHIGGSANTAGAISFAYAGFTWTVPITSQLFVEASFGGAIHNGKTGDNVGPNHVALGCSPLFRESASIGWRFDEHWSLMATVEHLSNGGLCDQNRGLTNVGARVAYSF
- a CDS encoding Corrinoid adenosyltransferase, which translates into the protein MVRLNRIYTKTGDDGSTGLARGPRRRKHDLRVDAYGTIDETNAAIGIVRLAALPAELDAILAYIQNDLFDLGADLATPPKEGQPESDGTALRVTAGQVSRLEEDIDRLNADLPALRSFVLPGGAPAAAHLHVARTVCRRAERLVVALADTPGEIVSGPAMMYINRLSDLLFVAARAINHAGPGDVLWVPGQNR
- a CDS encoding YrbA protein, producing MAMDAHDIEVLIKAHIPDAVVEIRDLAGDGDHYAATVVAPSFKGKSRLQQHQMVYAALQGRMGGALHALALTTSAPQD
- a CDS encoding conserved membrane hypothetical protein (Evidence 4 : Unknown function but conserved in other organisms) yields the protein MQDAPPPISRARTDRARAPDHAAARLERLIGRSRLALAWERVWPALWWPAAVVAGFLVVSWLGLWTLVPAHYRIIGVGVLIVAFAASLWPLVRVSWPTRAAALNRLDRDAPVANRPASTFDDTLAMGQGDPATVALWEVHRQRARAALDSLKVTAPAPGMANRDRHALRAVPLLALIAAAFVAGPEISSRLMLAFDWRNAPAAGPAFRIDGWIDPPLYTRVPPLMLDFARSSDAPLDIRVPVKSTLVLRFAGQGGIKLSPGPGLEALPAAAAPAPGIEEHRFTLTSSARLTLDGPNGTRTLTIAAIPDRPPQIRLSGEPENTRRGSMTLRYRVSDDYGIASAEAIFEREDGNIRRSLVPPPSVPLALPTDPAADQDTETLADLSSHAWAGARLKMTLVAKDEAGQEGRSSSVMVTLPQRPFTKPLARALVEQRRNLIMAPDDARRVRTALQALMIAPEEFTPSDSQFLGLSMAEKRLAGAKSDEDLLEVAEFLWTMALQIEDGDLSQAERDLRAAQEALRQALERGASPEEIARLTQELRQALNRFLNEFAQQQMRQQQQGQQQPGQRQQPSRTITQDDLNRMLDRMEQMARQGAMADAQNLLDQMRDILENLQGSRQAGSDSMSREMQRSLNELDQMIRDQQALRDDTFRQDGGDGSEMNQRQRGRNQQGQRQQGQRGQQGQMGQQGQNGQGQEGMSGDELAQRQQALRERLEALQRQLKGLGMQGEEGLDGAEGAMRDAEGQLGQGETGSALDSQGEALEALQRGAQGLAQQMQQEGQGQGNDQAGNGQPGRSGPNGQRDEDPLGRPTRNRDWSDGRVRIPTAEESATVRARRILDELRRRLGEQLRPQDELDYLERLLRNQ
- the tlpA gene encoding Thiol:disulfide interchange protein TlpA, with translation MGFQFLASRSKVSLALSAVLALAVAGGIVYALTAPNTQGDAGACKADAALAARLDELARGEVAAVQVEKRPKPIPALAFKDQDGKAVTMADFAGRTVLVNLWATWCVPCRKEMPALDQLQTKLGGDDFQVVAINIDTRNLDKPKAWLTENGIHKLGYYADPEAKVFQALKEAGKAFGMPTTVVVDRNGCMLASLSGPAEWASDDAVSLLKAAMAR